In Lolium rigidum isolate FL_2022 chromosome 7, APGP_CSIRO_Lrig_0.1, whole genome shotgun sequence, the DNA window AGCATTTGCAGGCCTATTTGCTTTGGTgggctttgcatcaaggacttgaGCCTGCAAGGCCTTGCTCTCAGAGCTAGATGGGAATTGCTAAAGCGCACTGAACCCAACAGATCATGGCAGGGGTTGTGTTTGATGACAGACGACAAGGTTAGCGAGGTTTTTCAGAGTTGTGTGAGTTTTGTCATCGGCGATGGAAAGAGCTAGCATCAGGTTCTAGGGAGATAATTGGTAACATGAGCGTATGGGAGAGGTTGCACATGCGGTTGTCGTTGTCGTCACCACGAGATGAAAGTATAGCATGCTAGCCTCAGATGGGTTAACAGAGAACACTTGGATCAAGGATATCCATGCAGGCTATGTCACAGTTGAGGTTTGCTCGCAGCGTATCCAGGTTTGGGAGGCGTTGGAAGGGGTGGAGAGAGACGTTAACATACCGAATCAGTTCATCTGGAAGGGCTCTAGGACGGGTGTGTACACGACGAAAGGCACCTACATGATGTTATGCCAAGGAATGATGATCGACGACATGCATAAGATGGTTTGGAAATCCTTTGCACCACTTAAATGCAAGATTTTCATCTGGCAGGCACTGAGATACATGCTTTGGACCGCGGATAGGAGATTTAGGCACGGTTTGGAGGAGCACACGAAACCTGCTACACTTGCCTGCAGTAGGAGGACAAGGTGGATCACATCTTGATTCAGTGCCCATATGCGAGAGTTGTGTGGATGGGATGTCTCCAAATGGCAATGCTTGAGATTCAACAACCTACTTCAGACATCAACTTGGAGAAATGGTGGATCTTGGGCAGAGGGAAGGTGCATAAGAGGGATAGATGGAGGTTCGATACCCTGGTGATCCTAGTGGCTTGGACCCTAAGGAAACAGAGGAACGCTAGAACGTTCAGGAACACCCATCTTTAGCTGAACACTCAGCAGATCATCGACAACGTTAGGTAGCTAGAGTCGGAGGGAGGCAAGTCGTGTCACGAGCATAGGCTTAGGTGTGAGTGGGGGAGTTCGCGAGCATAGTTATTCACAACTTCATGCTTAACTTCTTGTAAAATATTTTTCTATCTTCTATGAAGTTATGATGCGCCTTTGGTGCACTCTCGAAACAAAAGTAGCTAACAGGGAATCAATAAAAAAAGTGTTGATGATTAAACAATGCGATGACAATACGTTGTTTATCATATACTTTTGAGTAATAGCTCGAAACAAATGTGGCATGACGTTGTTTATCGCGGCTCATCAACGCCTCATCGCCTCATGGCTAGGGGTTTTTCAGCGCCAAATGTGGCAtctcttttttgtgttttgttacaATACAAGCAATGGAGTAGtattgaaaagaaaaaagaaaccaaaaagaAAGACCTGGACCTGTCCCACGGCAGAAAGGAACAGAAATCAGTTGATTACCCTTGGCACATCACCGCCCCGTTttccccgccaccaccacctcctcccttcGACTCACCTCTcttcccgcgcgccgcctctcgccGCTAGTGATCTCTTCACCCTCTCCTACCTCTAGCCTCCCCTAGATCTGGATCCAAGATCGCGGGCAATGCAAATGCGTTTCCATCGCATCGGCGGGTTGTCGACCCTCACGCCGGCCCTCGGCTAACTGACCCTTAATCCGAAATCGACCCCGCTACGCTGCGCCGGGCAGTTCGTCGATCTTTCTGCAATGGGGAGCAGAGGGGCCGGCGGtggcgccgacgaggaggaggctccggtgccgcCCAAGCCGTCGCAGCAGAGGTATCGCCCCGTGGAGCCCCACGACGGGGCTGTCGTCCAGATGGAGTTCATGGAGCCCGGCGCCTCCGCCGACACCTCCACGGCGCCCAGGTCATCATTTACATTTCGTTCGTTCTTATGCATATGCATGCAGGGGAGGGGCACCCGACCCTTGCGTGgatcatctttttttttctgcCGGTTTGATTAGTTCCAATAGAGGGATTTGTTGGTGGGATCATCCTCCTGTTGTAAATGGTGCCACGATGGAACTGTTCTGCTATTGGCGAGAGTGGAGCATTGTGCGATTTAAGAATGCATGTCGTCCAATCTTATAGGTAGTATGAGTGTTAACTAAGTTGCACGGTCGTGCTGAGATATTTTTTTATCAACCACACAAGTGTTGCGCGTGGCATGTGAGCTTAGTACGACTAGTTTGAATGATGATACATATGTTTCTAGTCTAGAAACGATTATATGTAGCTTTTAATAGAAATGGTATTGTTGTTGCAGTAGTAATTGTCAGCCATTATATGGCCTCCTTTTGACGTAACAAAGTAAtttaaatctgaacaaatttacTTCTTATTAGGAACAGACCTGATGTGATGAATTTTTATTTGATGTGTTGTTTGGTTAACAAATAACAGTTCATACTTGAACTCATTTTAGTTCCCATTGGTAGTTGATGTGGTGTGAAATATTGTCCTCATAAATCGGTCTATCATAGGCCTAAAGTTTTGATTGAGGACCATACTGTTGGTACATTGGATGGAACCCGATGGATTGGTAGTATCCTTTTTATAAAGTAGTGCCTTTGCAAGTTTGCAACTGCCATAGCTACTGGTTTCCTGCTACCTGAATTATCTGGTTGTGAATTCTTATTGGGTTTCTTGATTGGAAGTGCTAACACTAACATATAACTATTCATGTTATAGGCGCATAAAATCTAGCAGGAACACAAGTACGGATCCAAGAACGCAAGTGGCTTCTTCAAATGGTCCATCTAGTGGACCTCAGAGTGATTCAAAGCTTGAGCTCTTCGGTTTTGACTCGCTGGTCAATATTTTGGGGCTTAAAAGGTACATCAGTTGATCACTTGTTGCATGGATTTTCTACATTTTAATCAGCGCTTCAGGTTTTGCATACACATGTGTTTATTGCACGTTAAACATCTGATGTTTAAGGAAGTCGTTAGAAACCTATAAATTTATTTTTTATTGTGCACATAGCTGAAGCTATGTCATAAGTCTGAGTGAATCTGAACAGTATGACAGGAGAACCAGCTCAGGTACCTGCTATTCCTACAGATAGCGAGAATGTGGGTATTACGATCGGACGCCCAAAGGTTTGTTCACTATCCAAGTATCCATAATTCCAAGCTTGCTAGTTCAAGGCTAATTTCAAATTTAATCGTACTTGCATTTCATTTATCTTGTATCTTCTAGTTCATCTTATTCGTTTGTTGGTtacactcttttttttttttgtattcagGAAACTGACCCTAAACTTGGTACAATGATGGGTGTCTTTGTTCCATGCTTGCAGAACATCTTGGGAATAATCTATTATATTCGTTTCACATGGTAAACTCTTGCACATCATTGCAGAACTCCCTGCACTCTTACAACTAAACAATAATTGAACATGTGGATTGCTGCGGATTGAAATTCGTATATTCTGTGTATGTTTATAATGGTTTTGAATTTTATGGACTGATGGTTAGTCTTTGAAATCTCCGCTGTAGTACGAGGAGATGTCCTTGTTCATTTGGTGCTCATGTAGTAGTAGCAGCCTAGTAGGTGATAAATGTGATCCTCTGACACTTCCTCTGAGTCTGTTTCTCACTGAAGTAAGATATAAGATTACTCATATGTTGAATGTTAAGTGCAACAACCTTTCATTTCTCTTTCTTGTAGGATCGTTGGTATGGGAGGCGTATGGCAGTCCCTTGTTTTATGTGCATTTTGTGGCGCATGCACATTTTTAACTGGATTATCATTGAGCGCGATTGCGACAAATGGGGCAATGAAGGTATGTTAAATATCAGTAGTAGGTGACAGATCCTTGCATAAGGCTCTATATTCTCATCTCTAAATGAATGCCTTTTTTCGTTTTTTTGCTTGTTGTTTGTCGAACACGATAGAGAGGCAAACATGTCATCATTCAGTAGTAACTAGATAGTACAATATTTTTCAGTAATTTGAATTTAGGAACTTCAAAATTTAGGAGAATGGATTTATATTTTCATAACCTCTGAGACCCATCTGCTTGACTTAGACTTAGACTTTCTATATTGACTTGTAAATTATTTTTAGATCAACAAGATAGATTTCATTTGTAAGAGATTGTCTGGTTTGCATCTCATTTTTCGGAATTACATACGGGAACACTAGGTACTCATGTAAGTTTCTTCTTATTTCAGGGTGGTGGGCCATACTATTTGATTGGCCGCGCACTAGGTCCAGAAGTTGGAGTTAGCATTGGATTGTGTTTCTTCCTGGGAAATGCAGTTGCTGGAGCTATGTAAGTCCGCATTAGAACATGCCAATTACCTGGCAGTCTCCTacataagatttttttttttgaagctttcGTTTGGACAAATATTTTGATTTATCGTGTATCAGGCTACTACATCTATGTGGTCCAGGATGCTAGTTATCTTCTTGCTACTGCACTTGTATAATTATATATACAGTGAGTGGAATATTCGTAGAATAGCTAGTAAAGTATTAGGGTTATCTTTGGATCTTAGCAATATTGCAGTTTGGGGTAAATTTTAATGCTGGTATGTAATCTCATGAAAAAACACGAGGAGAACACAAAGTTCTACCTACGACTGAAAGAGGAAATAACAGAATATTACAGAGGAGAAAATGCCTTCTGTTGCTAGTGCAGTTCTGCTTATTGAGATCGACGGTGTTGCAGTTGCAGCTTTCGATGCTTTATTTCTTTATCTCATGAGTGGCGTAGGATTCTCTCCCTGTCTTGACATTCCTATTTGCAGGTATGTGCTGGGAGCTGTAGAAACCTTTTTGGATGCTGTTCCTTCAGCTGGATTTTTTCAAGGTGCTGTGTTACTGTGAGCTCCAGGCAGTGCTGTTGTTATTGCTCTGTTTCTGAGGGTCCTTTATGCATATCAAATGATTTGCACATTTTCGTTAGGAACACCATACACCTGTAGTTTTCTGCCCATCGCGGAAATTAGCGCATTCCACAATTTATCCATACAAATACATATTCtgtgaatagatgttcttatagaAGTAGTTTATATCAAATCCGAACATAACGTACCCAATGCTTATttgatactacctccattccgaCAAATAAGGCTTATAAGTTTATTTAAAAGTCAAAGCTTTATAAGTTTGACCAATTGTAAAAATAAAATATACACGAAACAAATatattatgaaaatatatttaacGCCAATCTACTAATATTGATTTGGTATCGTAAATGTTcgatttgtttttattttattggtCAACCATAGAGGATTTcgacttttgactaaatttgtacgCTTTATTCTTTGGAAAGGAGGGAGTACAATaacactctctcacttttttggAATGGGAATTTTgcaaattattttatttttagtgTTATGCATTTTTTATTCCATACAAGTTTCGAGGTATTGTCCTTTCCTATTTGTATTAACACATGTAGTGATTTAAAAGCAGAAAAGGTAACAATGATCGATAATACAGTAAACGGGGGCAGTGCAACAACTATATCAACACCCAGCTTGCATGACCTCCAGATCTATGGTGTCATTGTGACCATACTGTTATGTTTTATTGTGTTTGGTGGTGTCAAAATTATCAACAAGGTCGCTCCTGCTTTCTTAATGCCAGTCCTCTTCTCAATACTCTGCATTTACATTGGTGTCTTCAGTGCTCCAAGTCCCAACTCTTCAAGTAAGTAGCTCTTTGCTTACaattttttatttctttattttgTGCTAAATCATTGTTTGTTGTTTCCTACCTAGAGGGAATTACTGGATTGAGTATGACTACACTCCGTGACAACTGGAGTGCAGACTACCAACGTACAAACAATGCTGGAGTTCCTGATCCAAATGGCTCTATATATTGGGATTTTAAGTGCGTCTTTTTTACTGCTGTTCTTTTACTTAAGATTCTTCAACTTTGTGGTGTATTAATATTCTCAAATGTATATCTGCTTACTGAATACTCCCTATGTCCCATAATATAACATGTTATTACAATCAATATAGGTTGTCATGACAATTTATATTAAAGGGTCAAGAGAGTATTTTTTATTTAATGTGCCCTTGCTAACTATTTTCAGTTTATCTTTCAGCGCATTGTTAGGTCTCTTTTTCCCAGCTGTTACAGGCATCATGGCTGGTTCTAACCGCTCTGCTTCACTTAAAGACACACAACGTTCAATCCCAATTGGAACATTAAATGCTACCCTTTTAACTACTGCGATGTATCTACTGTCTGTGGTTCTTTTCGGAGCCTTGGCTACAAGAGAAGAGCTTCTAACTGACAGGTCTGAGCTTTCTTGTCATCATACCATCAACCTTCTGATTTCTGGATGTTTGATAATACGCTAGCTATGCTGTGACACCATGGGGCATTATTAGAGCATCTCTGGCGTGGGATTTAAGAGAGGTAGATATCTCCACAAGCTTAAGGTTCACATATAAGGGTTAAATCCAGTGCAAGAACGTTAACATTGAAAGTTGGCATGAGCTAAGTGCACGAGCACCCCTGTATATACTGAAAGACATTCAGGACATTCAGGGTGGAATTATGACCCTTCCTATACACGTATTGACGCTCAAGGTGACCATGACACATGCACGCCTGAGGTAATAACATACAGATAATTTCCCAGGCACAAGCATTGATTCAAAACAAATGTATTTAAACGCACGAAGCTCATGCCAAGCGTAGAAGGCTAAGGCCATCTCCCGTGATGTTTGAAGGGGTCTCTGAAGTCGAAAACTGTTTTTTTTTGCCATATAGGACAAGCGAGATGCTAATACAGGGAAAtgcctagtactccctccgttcctatttaATCGACACGGAGGAGAGAAGGCTAATGAACAAATATAGTATTGATATAAGTCAATTAAAtccggacagaggtagtacttcaCATAAATAATTACCTCCTGAAGCACATCCATGGGATGATCAAGGCATGAGTGTTTATCTATATATATGGTAGATAAGATGAGGTGCCTGGCAACTGAGGCCTTAGATAGAATGCTTGCATATATGGCAATATACTCTCTCCCTCTTCTAAGCACCTCATGCCTTGAATATGCCTTTAGGATTTATATGCCCTGTGGTTTCAGCTACTTGTGACATTGTAATTTTCTATTCTACATTTTATGATATTGGACATCTTGGATTTCTGTAAATTGTAAAAAAATTATTTCTCATGTGGTCAGCTCATGGATTTCCTTAACGCAGGCTCCTAACAGCTACAGTCGCTTGGCCTGCTCCCGCAGTAATTTACATTGGCATTATCCTGTCCACTTTAGGTGCAGCTCTACAGAGTCTAACAGGGGCTCCAAGGCTACTTGTAGCAATTGCGAATGATGACATCCTTCCTGTTCTTAATTATTTTAAAGCCTATGAAGGATCCGAGCCACACTTGGCAACTCTGTTTACAAGCTTCATCTGTATTGGTTGTGTTGTGATTGGGAACTTAGATCTGATTACGCCCACTATCACTATGTTTTTCCTTCTGTGCTATGCTGGTGTGAACCTTTCCTGCTTTCTGCTGGACCTCCTCGATGCTCCAAGTTGGCGTCCTCGATGGAAGCTTCACCATTGGAG includes these proteins:
- the LOC124673140 gene encoding cation-chloride cotransporter 2-like, whose protein sequence is MGSRGAGGGADEEEAPVPPKPSQQRYRPVEPHDGAVVQMEFMEPGASADTSTAPRRIKSSRNTSTDPRTQVASSNGPSSGPQSDSKLELFGFDSLVNILGLKSMTGEPAQVPAIPTDSENVGITIGRPKETDPKLGTMMGVFVPCLQNILGIIYYIRFTWIVGMGGVWQSLVLCAFCGACTFLTGLSLSAIATNGAMKGGGPYYLIGRALGPEVGVSIGLCFFLGNAVAGAMYVLGAVETFLDAVPSAGFFQEKVTMIDNTVNGGSATTISTPSLHDLQIYGVIVTILLCFIVFGGVKIINKVAPAFLMPVLFSILCIYIGVFSAPSPNSSKGITGLSMTTLRDNWSADYQRTNNAGVPDPNGSIYWDFNALLGLFFPAVTGIMAGSNRSASLKDTQRSIPIGTLNATLLTTAMYLLSVVLFGALATREELLTDRLLTATVAWPAPAVIYIGIILSTLGAALQSLTGAPRLLVAIANDDILPVLNYFKAYEGSEPHLATLFTSFICIGCVVIGNLDLITPTITMFFLLCYAGVNLSCFLLDLLDAPSWRPRWKLHHWSLSLIGALLCIVIMFMISWTFTVVSLALASLIYYYVSLKGKAGDWGDGFKSAYFQLALRSLRSLGANQVHPKNWYPIPLIFCRPWGRLPEDVPCHPKLADFANFMKKKGRGMSIFVSIIDGDYHESAEDAKIACRQLSAYIDYKRCEGVAEIIVAPSVSHGFRSIVQTMGLGNLKPNIVVMRYPEIWRHENLTQIPSTFVSIINDCITANKAVVTVKGLDEWPNEYQRQYGTIDLYWIVRDGGLMLLLSQLLLTKDSFESCKIQVFCIAEEDTEAEELKADVKKFLYDLRMQAEVIVVTMRSFEAHADGSRKDDPQEAYTSAQQRIGVYLSEMKEAAQREGQPLMEGGKQVVVNEQKVDKFLNTMLKLNATILKHSRMAAVVLVSLPAPPLNQPAYCYMEYMDLLVENVPRMLIVRGYRRDVVTLFT